The Pseudomonas allokribbensis genome has a window encoding:
- a CDS encoding YqgE/AlgH family protein, protein MKNVSPSYLKHHFLIAMPHMADPNFAHTLTYIVEHTANGAMGLVVNRPQELNLADILEQLRPDIDPPALCQHVPIFIGGPVQTDRGFVLHPAGKTFQATVELEGELALSTSQDVLFAIADGVGPAKSLIALGYAGWEAGQLEAEMADNAWLTCPYDADILFNTSSELRLEAAAKHLGINLNLLTSQAGHA, encoded by the coding sequence ATGAAAAACGTCAGCCCCAGCTACCTCAAGCATCACTTCCTGATCGCCATGCCACACATGGCCGACCCGAACTTTGCCCACACCTTGACCTACATCGTCGAGCACACGGCCAATGGGGCCATGGGGCTGGTGGTCAACCGACCGCAAGAGCTGAATCTGGCCGACATCCTCGAGCAACTGCGCCCGGACATCGATCCGCCAGCGCTGTGCCAGCATGTACCGATCTTCATCGGCGGCCCGGTGCAGACCGATCGCGGTTTCGTGCTGCACCCGGCGGGCAAGACCTTCCAGGCGACCGTCGAACTGGAAGGCGAGCTGGCCCTGTCCACTTCCCAAGACGTGCTGTTCGCCATCGCTGACGGCGTAGGCCCGGCGAAAAGCCTGATCGCCCTCGGCTACGCCGGCTGGGAAGCCGGGCAACTGGAGGCTGAAATGGCCGACAACGCCTGGCTGACCTGCCCGTACGACGCCGACATCCTGTTCAACACCAGCAGCGAGCTGCGTCTGGAAGCGGCGGCCAAGCATTTGGGGATCAACCTCAATCTGCTGACCAGCCAGGCAGGGCACGCCTGA
- the pyrR gene encoding bifunctional pyr operon transcriptional regulator/uracil phosphoribosyltransferase PyrR, translating to MSLPNPADLISQMATRLKAHLAQRDISEPRYIGIRTGGVWVAQALLEELGSDAPLGTLDVSFYRDDFSQNGLHPQVRPSALPFEIEGQHLVLIDDVLMSGRTIRAAMNELFDYGRPASVTLVCLLDLDAGELPIRPNVVGATLSLSPHERVKLSGPELALELQDLAL from the coding sequence ATGAGCCTGCCCAATCCCGCCGATCTGATCAGCCAGATGGCGACCCGCCTCAAGGCGCACCTTGCCCAGCGTGATATCAGCGAGCCGCGTTACATCGGCATCCGCACCGGCGGCGTCTGGGTCGCCCAGGCCCTGCTCGAAGAGCTGGGCAGCGATGCGCCATTGGGCACGCTGGATGTTTCCTTCTATCGCGACGACTTCAGCCAGAACGGCCTGCACCCGCAAGTGCGCCCGTCCGCCCTGCCCTTCGAAATCGAAGGCCAGCATCTGGTACTGATCGACGACGTACTGATGAGCGGCCGCACCATCCGCGCCGCCATGAACGAACTGTTCGACTACGGCCGCCCGGCCAGCGTGACGCTGGTCTGCCTGCTGGACCTGGACGCCGGCGAACTGCCGATCCGCCCGAACGTGGTCGGCGCGACGCTGTCGCTTAGCCCCCACGAACGAGTGAAGCTGTCCGGCCCGGAACTGGCCCTCGAACTGCAAGACCTCGCCCTTTAA
- the ruvX gene encoding Holliday junction resolvase RuvX, whose amino-acid sequence MDLRLILGFDYGTKQIGVAVGQVVTGQARELCTLKAQNGVPDWNQVEALIKEWKPDAVVVGLPLNMDGTPSEMCLRAEKFARRLNGRYNLPFYTHDERLTTFEAKGERLVRGGQKGSYRDNPVDAIAAALLLQGWLDENTALFES is encoded by the coding sequence ATGGACCTGCGCCTGATCCTCGGCTTCGACTACGGCACCAAACAGATCGGCGTGGCGGTCGGCCAGGTGGTTACCGGCCAGGCCCGCGAGCTGTGCACCTTGAAGGCACAGAACGGTGTGCCGGACTGGAATCAGGTCGAAGCCCTGATAAAGGAATGGAAACCCGACGCCGTGGTGGTCGGCCTGCCGCTGAACATGGACGGCACGCCCAGCGAGATGTGCCTGCGCGCCGAGAAATTCGCCCGTCGCCTCAACGGCCGCTACAACCTGCCCTTCTATACCCACGACGAACGCCTGACGACCTTTGAAGCCAAAGGCGAGCGACTGGTGCGCGGCGGGCAGAAAGGCAGTTACCGCGACAACCCGGTGGACGCCATCGCCGCCGCCCTGCTGCTGCAAGGCTGGCTCGACGAAAACACCGCACTATTTGAATCCTGA
- a CDS encoding energy transducer TonB — protein sequence MTLPSDLPAELAHKGVRPVDRLGFTLFLAALIHLALLLGVGFTMVEPKQISKTLEITLATFKSETKPKKADFLAQENQEGSGTLDKKAIPKTTEVAPFQDNQVKKVTPPPAAKPEVHEAAPKAAVTTVAPKPKKAPTKKEEAKTETKPTVDAPTFDSSQLSSDIASLEAELANEQQLYAKRPRIHRLSAASTMRDKGAWYKDEWRKKVERIGNLNYPDEARRQQIYGNLRLMVSINRDGSLYEVLVLESSGQPLLDQAAQRIVRLAAPFAPFTGDLSDIDRLEIIRTWKFARGDRLSSN from the coding sequence ATGACACTTCCGTCCGATCTGCCCGCTGAACTCGCCCATAAAGGCGTGCGCCCGGTCGATCGCCTCGGATTTACCCTGTTTCTCGCGGCGCTGATCCATTTGGCGCTGCTGCTCGGCGTGGGTTTCACCATGGTCGAGCCCAAGCAGATCAGCAAAACCCTGGAAATCACCCTCGCCACCTTCAAGAGCGAAACCAAGCCCAAGAAGGCTGATTTCCTCGCCCAGGAAAACCAGGAAGGCAGCGGCACCCTCGACAAGAAGGCGATCCCCAAGACCACCGAGGTCGCGCCGTTCCAGGACAATCAGGTCAAGAAAGTCACTCCGCCGCCGGCCGCCAAGCCGGAAGTGCATGAAGCGGCGCCCAAGGCGGCCGTGACCACCGTCGCGCCGAAACCGAAAAAGGCACCGACCAAAAAAGAAGAAGCCAAGACCGAGACCAAACCGACGGTCGACGCCCCGACTTTCGACAGCTCGCAGCTCTCCAGCGACATCGCCAGCCTGGAAGCCGAACTGGCCAACGAACAACAGCTGTATGCCAAGCGCCCGCGCATCCACCGCCTGAGCGCGGCCTCGACCATGCGCGACAAGGGCGCCTGGTACAAGGACGAATGGCGCAAGAAGGTCGAGCGCATCGGCAACCTCAATTACCCCGACGAAGCCCGTCGCCAACAGATCTACGGCAATCTGCGCCTGATGGTGTCGATCAACCGCGACGGCTCGCTGTATGAAGTGCTGGTGCTGGAATCCTCCGGCCAGCCGCTGCTGGATCAGGCGGCGCAACGCATCGTCCGGCTGGCCGCGCCTTTCGCACCGTTTACCGGGGATCTGTCGGACATCGACCGACTGGAAATCATCCGCACCTGGAAATTCGCCCGGGGCGACCGGTTGTCCAGCAACTGA